The Flammeovirga yaeyamensis genome segment TCAAATTGATGTCGGTAACCGGTAATGATATTTGTGTATTAGGTTCAGATGAAAGAAACTTTGGTGTAAAAACTGAAATTCACATATGGTTGACTCCTAAAGATCTAGAAAATGCTAACTTGATGATCTTACTAGGTTTTATTATTATTGGACATCCGGAGTGGAAAAAAGCCAAAATTACGTTGTTGGCATGCTTCCCTGAACCAGAATTAGAAGAAAGAAGATCTCAAATTTTAGATTTGATTAAAACAGGTCGTTTACCAATTTCTAAAAACAATGTTCGACTTCTTACTAGGGCGGATGATATGGATATGAAAACAATGATCAACCAAGAATCTAGAGATGCCGATTTGACTATCATTGGGATTCGACTAGAAGCAGCTAAGAAAATTAATGAACAAGTTTTCTATGGTTATGATGATATTGGTGATGTGTTATTTATCCATACAGCAAAAAGGAAAGATATTTCATAACTTGAAAGTATTTATAGATGTTACCATTAGAAACAGAAAATTTGATAAAAACCAATATTGAGGAACATGGGTTTCATATTGGTATGATAGAAGGGGATAAATATTTACCTTCCTATGCGTTTTCTATTGGTTTATATAAATCTTTTCAACATCCAGAAATTATTGTTTTTGGATTGCCAAATGAGGTGATGCAAAACCTACTGACCAATGTATGTCAAGCAATAAAGGACGGGAGGAAATATGAAGCGAATGTGATAAATACAGAAGTTATCAATAATTTCCCTGTTCAATTTATAGACGTAGATCAAGCGTACTATTCGGATTATTTGGAATACATTTCTTGGTTTTATAATCAAAAGAATGATTTTAAAGCTTATCAAATGGTTTGGACTGATAAAGGAGGATTTTTTCCATGGGAATCATCATTTAATAATCAATGGAAATTCAATCAGCCACTATTAGATAGAAATACAGACTT includes the following:
- a CDS encoding DUF4262 domain-containing protein, with product MLPLETENLIKTNIEEHGFHIGMIEGDKYLPSYAFSIGLYKSFQHPEIIVFGLPNEVMQNLLTNVCQAIKDGRKYEANVINTEVINNFPVQFIDVDQAYYSDYLEYISWFYNQKNDFKAYQMVWTDKGGFFPWESSFNNQWKFNQPLLDRNTDFKFYEERSQSVYTTKNTLEGNPILWVYHTHEGDWEFHSEEHPDFDNAKVLSFDEIIKLDPSLNQLFQLNYGQSAIRKSVDDDWEISDYEEEE